In Ignavibacteriota bacterium, one genomic interval encodes:
- a CDS encoding peptidyl-prolyl cis-trans isomerase yields MSFNKYLTKKNISIFLGLVLAIVTVFLFFRNNSNDLPVLARVGQKIITPNDFLLNYEFGFPHLKIGSTLNERKRNYLQFMINEYLFASDAESKNLNLSSEVKYQTEQIRRELLLESIINNDIKNKIKVNPEEIKEAINKSKVSFKFFFWPETDFENAMIIKKMFEQNGIDDTFKKLSGKKSDFHFDYSKYVSDYKTWQDIPEETFKAIKDLKVNEFSNPIKIDDVYYVFQVQDIRRETLRNEEYLSQAPTFQKNYF; encoded by the coding sequence ATGAGTTTTAATAAGTATTTAACTAAAAAAAATATATCGATATTTTTAGGTCTGGTTTTAGCTATTGTTACTGTTTTTTTATTCTTCAGAAACAATAGTAATGATTTGCCCGTTCTTGCTAGAGTCGGGCAAAAAATTATTACACCTAATGACTTTCTTCTCAATTATGAATTCGGATTTCCGCATTTAAAGATCGGCAGTACATTAAACGAAAGAAAAAGAAATTATCTTCAATTTATGATTAATGAATATCTTTTTGCTTCAGACGCCGAATCAAAGAATTTGAATCTATCTTCCGAAGTAAAATATCAAACTGAACAAATTAGAAGGGAACTGCTGTTAGAAAGTATAATTAACAATGATATAAAAAATAAGATTAAAGTTAATCCCGAAGAAATAAAGGAAGCAATTAACAAATCCAAAGTTAGTTTTAAATTTTTTTTCTGGCCTGAAACGGATTTTGAAAATGCGATGATCATAAAAAAAATGTTTGAACAAAATGGAATTGATGATACATTTAAAAAGTTAAGCGGCAAAAAATCCGATTTTCATTTTGATTATTCCAAATATGTGTCGGATTATAAAACATGGCAGGATATTCCCGAAGAAACTTTTAAAGCGATAAAAGACCTTAAAGTTAACGAGTTTTCTAACCCGATTAAAATTGACGATGTTTATTATGTTTTTCAAGTTCAGGATATAAGAAGAGAAACACTAAGAAATGAAGAATATTTAAGTCAAGCGCCGACATTTCAAAAAAATTATTTTTAA
- a CDS encoding PorV/PorQ family protein, whose protein sequence is MKKINFIGKSFLISIFLLTISFAGENPVNTSTNVDGIGTASMTFLEIGIGARAMGMGGAFVAVANDASATYWNPAGIVWADKIQVEISHNQWFLDSKLQSISGVIPLPQFNSSMALSIVTLGFDEQPVRTVDRPTGTGEMYDARDFSVAFSWATAVTDRFSFGLSAKYLTSRIWHESANAFALDFGIFYNTELKGLRLGFSMANFGSSIKFAGRDLDSTIDPDKEVENFDRVPAEYKTDAYPLPILFRAGISYELNLDDFGNAIFAADVLHPSHSPEAVNLGLEYGFTNMFFVRAGYQNLFDESAIDGLTLGAGIDYYNNDNGFGVRFDYSWADWGNLKNAQRFSVGIVF, encoded by the coding sequence ATGAAAAAAATAAATTTTATTGGTAAAAGTTTTCTGATAAGTATTTTTCTCTTAACCATCAGCTTTGCCGGTGAAAATCCGGTAAATACTTCTACAAATGTAGACGGTATCGGAACCGCATCGATGACGTTTCTTGAAATCGGCATTGGAGCTAGAGCAATGGGTATGGGCGGCGCTTTTGTTGCAGTCGCAAATGACGCATCTGCTACATATTGGAATCCTGCCGGTATTGTTTGGGCTGATAAAATACAAGTTGAAATAAGTCATAACCAATGGTTCTTGGATTCCAAATTGCAATCAATTAGCGGTGTTATTCCGTTGCCGCAGTTTAATTCATCAATGGCTTTAAGTATTGTTACATTAGGGTTTGATGAGCAGCCGGTAAGAACAGTTGATCGACCGACCGGAACTGGCGAAATGTATGATGCGAGAGATTTTTCAGTTGCGTTTTCTTGGGCTACTGCAGTTACTGATAGATTCTCATTTGGTCTTTCGGCAAAGTATTTAACATCTCGTATTTGGCACGAATCCGCAAATGCATTTGCGCTTGACTTTGGAATTTTTTACAATACTGAATTGAAAGGACTCCGACTTGGCTTCAGCATGGCTAATTTTGGATCAAGTATTAAATTTGCGGGCAGAGACCTTGACTCAACAATCGATCCGGATAAGGAAGTTGAAAATTTTGACAGAGTTCCCGCGGAATATAAAACCGATGCTTATCCATTGCCAATTCTTTTCAGAGCCGGAATTTCTTATGAATTAAATCTTGATGATTTTGGAAACGCGATTTTTGCGGCTGACGTTCTTCATCCAAGCCATTCTCCTGAAGCTGTTAATTTGGGTTTGGAATACGGATTTACGAATATGTTTTTTGTAAGAGCCGGATATCAAAATCTATTTGACGAATCTGCAATTGACGGATTAACATTAGGCGCAGGAATAGATTATTATAATAATGATAACGGATTTGGCGTTAGATTTGATTATTCTTGGGCTGATTGGGGAAATTTAAAGAACGCTCAAAGATTCTCCGTTGGAATTGTATTTTAA
- a CDS encoding T9SS type A sorting domain-containing protein, whose amino-acid sequence MEFRIKLLIAIFIFAESFSQNLAQENNSQNTFVNSIEFIGQWKTDGQAKAVFISGNNAYLGNGNNVDLLDISNLTSPKLINQIKLSTSFPCNDIVGNPNLIFIANNQSIYEYNIADPTNPDSVAELDLNSVITDIYYRDNKIYAITSYDFYIIDVNEDNSIHITGSLSLPGSSLGLTRFDLENDIAFVASWSGGIYVLDISNSNEPLLQGRFLDNVNLVYAKGDIAFASDNRTTYILDITDYVLPIINLSASIKGTPHDLYSDGIYIYYLINDKLDIYNNNLELINTYSLNDEGQRFLFSDGKIFVANNLEGLKILKFGNANSIKNNDNIINDFELGQNYPNPFNSQTKINYYISEYCNVEIDLYDALGKKVKNLLNENKTAGAYSIEFNSIDLSSGIYFYILRTSTGYTSSKKFILLK is encoded by the coding sequence ATGGAATTTAGAATAAAATTACTTATAGCAATATTTATATTTGCGGAATCCTTTTCACAAAATTTGGCACAGGAAAATAATTCTCAAAATACATTCGTCAATTCAATTGAATTTATTGGTCAATGGAAAACAGATGGACAAGCCAAAGCCGTATTTATTTCGGGAAATAATGCATATTTGGGAAACGGCAATAATGTAGATTTACTGGATATTTCAAATTTAACGTCGCCAAAGCTTATTAATCAAATAAAATTAAGTACATCTTTCCCATGCAATGATATTGTCGGAAATCCAAATTTAATTTTTATTGCCAACAATCAATCAATATATGAATACAATATTGCAGATCCCACAAATCCTGATTCAGTTGCGGAATTGGATCTCAATTCAGTTATAACGGATATTTATTATAGAGATAATAAGATTTACGCAATCACTTCTTATGATTTTTATATAATTGACGTAAACGAAGATAACTCAATACATATAACGGGAAGTTTGTCGTTGCCAGGCTCGTCTTTAGGTCTTACAAGATTTGATTTAGAAAATGACATAGCATTTGTTGCCTCGTGGTCAGGCGGAATTTATGTTTTGGATATTTCAAACTCTAATGAACCTTTACTTCAAGGACGTTTTCTTGACAATGTGAATTTAGTTTATGCCAAAGGCGATATTGCTTTTGCTTCCGATAACAGAACCACATATATATTGGATATTACCGATTATGTTTTACCTATAATAAATTTAAGCGCTTCTATTAAAGGAACACCGCATGATCTATACAGCGATGGTATTTATATTTACTATTTGATAAACGATAAATTAGATATTTATAATAATAATCTTGAGCTTATCAATACATATTCACTAAATGATGAAGGGCAAAGATTTCTTTTTTCAGATGGAAAAATATTTGTCGCAAATAATCTTGAAGGATTAAAAATTCTTAAATTCGGCAACGCAAATTCGATTAAAAATAATGATAACATTATAAATGATTTTGAGCTTGGACAAAATTATCCTAATCCGTTTAATTCTCAAACAAAAATAAATTATTACATTTCAGAGTACTGTAACGTAGAAATTGATTTATATGATGCGTTGGGGAAAAAAGTGAAAAACTTATTAAATGAAAATAAAACCGCCGGAGCATATTCAATTGAGTTTAATTCAATTGACTTGTCCAGCGGAATATATTTTTACATTTTAAGAACTTCAACGGGTTACACGAGTTCCAAAAAATTTATTTTGTTAAAATAA
- a CDS encoding bifunctional YncE family protein/alkaline phosphatase family protein, translated as MKSAYLLIFVLFFSAANCTEKVKVLQVPGKNEYCKLDSTKNFAVLASGRYVTPAGKFLRITNDPYGMSISPDGNKAVTLHNGVFTIIDLGSLKATRVPSYDKKIKSPLSKGSFLGVAFSTDSKKVYLSGGDNGAIIVYDIENFKKVDSISLNGTVDGMDYQDSFTSDLLLNVDKNELLVLDRGNFRMVRIDLSNSKKTASIKVGRQPFGIAISPDKKQAFVANVGLYSYPLIEGATPKNYDSLMIPHHPYGHNTKESIEGTIVEGRKIPGLGSPLHPDAMSVFTIDLETNKVINKFKTGYQIGQTVEDAEVIGGASPNSIAVGKQFAYITNATNDNISIIDYNKQEIVGHIPITIDPRIDKHRGSLPFGITMSKDEKKLYVALLGFNAIAVIDIPTRTTKGLIPSGWGPTRVELSKDEKEIYIITCRGLGAGPNGGQGFVSPVQGSYVGDIQLGSFQIVNVPTDEELTKYTKQTIDDTFIETEIEDDGTNPLPPLPGLRQSPIKHVVYITKENRTYDEVFGQMKNAKGDSTLARFGINNEYTLPPEYRDKFPNLRISPNHIKAAKQFAFSDNYYCDSDASVHGHHWLVGVIPNEWVESNASTSKTAMPFSKAEGRRFPKTIGSVDPEDYAEIGGIWEAMERSKVEFYNFGQANESGHEREEWYDTATGASHGVMIPMQNALFKRTSHNFAGFNTSIPDQYRMDQFEKEFTKKWIEGKEEMPPLVTVMLPNDHGAGIRPEDGYFYPQSFMVDNDLAVGRILHFLSRTKYWKDMLVIITEDDPQGGVDHVDAHRSILMMVGPYVKKEYVSHTHANFGSILKTIYNILNVPYVNHFDVTASLLQDFFTDKPDFTPYTLEMHDARVFDAELSMKRYNKTIDWRKIEKGPDMDDVDDMRETHYKNEAEK; from the coding sequence ATGAAATCAGCATACTTACTAATATTCGTATTATTTTTTTCTGCCGCAAATTGTACTGAAAAAGTAAAAGTTTTGCAGGTTCCGGGAAAGAATGAATATTGCAAACTTGATTCAACAAAAAACTTCGCAGTTCTTGCCAGCGGTCGTTATGTAACTCCGGCGGGTAAATTCTTACGCATTACAAACGATCCCTACGGAATGTCAATTTCACCTGATGGAAATAAAGCAGTAACGTTGCATAACGGTGTATTTACTATAATTGACTTAGGTTCGCTAAAAGCCACAAGAGTTCCAAGTTATGATAAAAAAATCAAATCGCCATTATCGAAAGGCTCTTTTCTCGGAGTCGCATTTTCAACTGATTCCAAAAAAGTTTATTTAAGCGGAGGAGATAATGGGGCAATAATAGTATATGATATAGAAAATTTTAAAAAAGTTGATTCAATTTCTTTAAACGGAACTGTTGACGGAATGGATTACCAAGATAGTTTTACATCGGATTTATTATTAAATGTAGATAAAAATGAATTGCTTGTTCTTGACAGAGGAAATTTTAGAATGGTTCGAATTGATCTAAGCAATTCTAAAAAAACAGCTTCAATTAAAGTAGGTCGTCAGCCGTTCGGTATTGCAATTAGTCCCGATAAAAAACAAGCTTTTGTCGCTAACGTCGGTTTATATTCTTACCCATTAATTGAAGGAGCGACTCCAAAGAATTATGATTCACTAATGATTCCGCATCATCCTTATGGACATAATACAAAAGAATCGATTGAAGGAACTATTGTTGAAGGTAGAAAAATTCCAGGACTGGGAAGCCCGCTTCATCCAGATGCAATGAGTGTTTTTACAATTGACTTAGAAACAAACAAAGTAATAAATAAATTTAAAACCGGATATCAAATTGGTCAAACCGTTGAAGACGCAGAAGTTATTGGAGGAGCAAGCCCCAATTCTATTGCTGTTGGTAAACAATTTGCTTATATCACAAATGCTACTAACGACAACATTTCAATAATTGATTACAATAAACAGGAAATTGTCGGTCATATTCCAATTACAATTGATCCGAGAATTGATAAGCACCGCGGCTCGCTACCGTTTGGAATTACAATGAGTAAAGATGAAAAAAAGCTTTATGTCGCTCTTTTAGGATTTAATGCCATTGCTGTTATTGATATTCCTACAAGAACAACAAAAGGATTAATTCCTTCTGGCTGGGGACCAACAAGAGTAGAACTTTCTAAAGATGAAAAAGAAATCTATATTATTACCTGTCGAGGTTTAGGAGCTGGTCCAAACGGCGGTCAAGGTTTTGTAAGTCCGGTTCAAGGCAGTTATGTAGGTGATATTCAATTAGGCAGTTTTCAAATTGTAAATGTTCCAACCGATGAAGAACTTACTAAATATACAAAACAAACAATTGATGATACATTTATTGAAACTGAAATTGAAGATGATGGAACTAATCCACTTCCTCCGCTGCCGGGTTTACGTCAAAGTCCTATTAAACATGTTGTTTATATTACAAAAGAAAATAGAACGTATGACGAAGTTTTTGGTCAAATGAAAAATGCTAAGGGCGACAGTACACTTGCAAGATTTGGGATTAATAACGAATACACATTACCGCCGGAATATAGAGACAAATTTCCTAATTTAAGAATTTCACCAAATCATATTAAAGCAGCAAAGCAATTCGCGTTTTCGGATAATTATTACTGCGATAGCGACGCATCTGTACACGGACATCATTGGCTTGTTGGTGTTATTCCAAATGAATGGGTTGAATCAAACGCAAGCACAAGTAAAACAGCAATGCCTTTTTCAAAAGCAGAAGGAAGAAGATTTCCGAAAACGATCGGCAGTGTTGATCCTGAAGATTATGCTGAAATTGGAGGAATTTGGGAAGCTATGGAAAGAAGCAAAGTTGAGTTTTATAATTTCGGGCAGGCAAATGAAAGCGGACACGAAAGAGAAGAATGGTATGATACCGCAACCGGAGCATCACATGGGGTAATGATTCCAATGCAGAATGCTTTGTTTAAACGAACAAGTCATAATTTTGCCGGATTTAATACTTCAATTCCCGATCAATATAGAATGGATCAGTTTGAAAAAGAATTTACAAAAAAATGGATTGAAGGAAAAGAAGAAATGCCTCCATTGGTTACAGTAATGCTTCCCAATGATCATGGAGCCGGAATTAGACCTGAAGACGGTTATTTTTATCCACAATCATTTATGGTTGATAATGATCTTGCAGTCGGCAGAATTTTACATTTTCTTTCCCGTACAAAATATTGGAAAGATATGCTTGTAATTATTACGGAAGATGATCCGCAAGGAGGCGTTGATCATGTTGACGCTCATCGTTCAATTTTAATGATGGTGGGTCCCTATGTTAAAAAAGAATACGTTTCTCATACTCACGCAAATTTTGGTTCAATATTAAAAACAATTTACAATATTCTAAACGTTCCGTATGTAAATCATTTTGATGTTACAGCTTCGCTACTTCAAGACTTTTTTACAGATAAACCTGATTTTACACCATATACTTTGGAAATGCACGATGCAAGAGTATTTGATGCTGAGCTTTCTATGAAAAGGTACAATAAAACGATTGATTGGCGAAAAATTGAAAAGGGTCCGGATATGGACGATGTTGATGATATGAGGGAAACGCATTATAAAAATGAAGCAGAAAAATAA
- a CDS encoding MFS transporter: protein MSLTRTSKYFVPSITVLLAFLTAMSPFATDTYLSAMPSMANYFGVKINLVELTLTLYFLGFATGNFFGGPLSDSFGRKKIALLGVILYGISAALISISSRIEYLWIFRFTQAFGGGFASVTSMVFVRDWFEGRQVAKMATIIGMIMMLAPLFAPVIGGALLLLFNWQAIFHFMMSYAILLFTIFYFLMPESRDKKLITKKITIHQFVNSFIIFFQIKKPFLFCLQ from the coding sequence ATGAGTTTGACAAGAACGAGTAAATATTTTGTACCATCTATAACTGTACTTCTTGCGTTTCTAACCGCAATGTCGCCTTTCGCTACCGATACATATTTATCGGCTATGCCGAGCATGGCAAATTATTTTGGAGTCAAAATAAATTTAGTAGAACTGACTTTGACTTTATATTTTTTAGGTTTTGCTACCGGTAACTTTTTCGGAGGACCACTTTCGGATTCTTTCGGCAGAAAAAAAATTGCTCTGCTGGGAGTTATACTTTATGGAATATCAGCGGCTTTAATTTCCATCAGTTCAAGAATAGAATATTTATGGATTTTTAGATTTACGCAAGCTTTTGGCGGGGGATTCGCGTCAGTTACAAGTATGGTTTTTGTAAGAGACTGGTTTGAAGGCAGGCAGGTTGCAAAAATGGCTACAATAATTGGAATGATTATGATGCTTGCGCCATTATTCGCTCCGGTTATTGGCGGCGCTTTACTTCTTCTTTTTAATTGGCAGGCTATTTTTCATTTTATGATGTCTTACGCAATATTGCTTTTTACAATTTTTTATTTTTTAATGCCTGAATCAAGAGACAAAAAATTAATAACAAAAAAAATTACGATTCATCAATTTGTTAATAGTTTTATAATATTTTTTCAAATAAAAAAGCCGTTTTTATTTTGCTTACAATAA
- a CDS encoding glycosyl hydrolase, which produces MSIVKLVINFIIILLIQCLINVIAIAETFEQNSNNVIDLNSGWLCKNINDVNLSGEKISIPSFQLIDWIPATVPGTVLTTLLNNKLIPDPFYGMNNEKIPDIYNTGNEHYTYWFVNDFKEKFPINSEQVWLKFRGINYSCEIYLNGKKLNQKKHYGMFLRQTYNITSYLTKDGNNRLAVIVFPPDPPGNPNGGQGGDGTIAQNITNQYTAGWDWIQPIRDRNTGIWDKVAIERTNSILLKDPQIITIVPGKRFPVNEQLPAIIKSSIEVENPTGSNINGNLHLFINNEEVKTKISIKPFSTQKIQLPEYVFQNPKLWWPNGYGEQNLYNVNFKFDDNNKSVLDEKIVSIGIREITTKWNSNTQSREVLVNGQKIFIKGGNWITSDAMLRFTDERYDAEVRFHRDMNLNLIRIWGGSLTERPEFYNACDKYGILVFQDFWMSGDCNGKWNDPMKKEDQWTRRNYPDDHQLFLKSIDDQVKMIRNHPSLAFYCGGNEIPPPKDILSVMVDSLLPQIDGTRYFFEYSNADSMSHNFIGGNGDGTYHLQPLSYFWEKRSFPFNSEVGSVGVGDFESLERFIPNNNLMLQDTKRNNDDSVWNYHKPSWYGNFINNYGKPKNLKDFADKAQLINYDQYRGLMEGHFSHMWDWYTGVIIWKTQNPWTALRGQMYDYYLDPNGGLYGLNHANKYLHVMYNPIDGMLNIVNHTFITQHDIMIQAKAYDIYGKDTLALQWIVEIAPTTVQKIESVKRFLDKLFRVNGGFLSLRLFSSSKQILDENLYWLPDSTGNYSGLQEMKKSKIIVSAKQVGKNKIEFKMSNSDKSPIAFFNRISLVDKRTRKRILPVFYSDNYISVLPGDEKSIFIENNHLDEINNYEVSISGWNVEEQFVKIK; this is translated from the coding sequence ATGAGCATAGTTAAACTAGTTATCAATTTTATTATTATCCTTCTAATTCAATGTTTAATTAATGTGATTGCTATTGCTGAAACATTTGAACAAAACAGTAATAATGTCATAGATTTGAATTCGGGGTGGCTTTGCAAAAATATAAATGATGTAAATTTATCGGGAGAGAAAATATCAATTCCTTCATTTCAATTAATTGACTGGATACCTGCGACAGTTCCCGGAACAGTTTTAACAACTTTATTAAATAATAAATTAATTCCTGATCCATTTTACGGAATGAACAATGAAAAAATACCTGACATTTATAATACAGGAAATGAACACTATACATATTGGTTTGTTAATGATTTCAAAGAAAAATTTCCGATTAATTCTGAGCAAGTCTGGCTAAAATTTAGAGGTATAAACTACTCTTGTGAAATTTACCTAAATGGAAAAAAGTTAAATCAAAAAAAACATTATGGAATGTTTTTACGTCAAACTTATAACATAACTTCATACTTGACAAAAGATGGCAATAATAGATTAGCGGTAATAGTTTTTCCGCCGGATCCTCCGGGAAATCCAAATGGCGGACAAGGCGGTGATGGAACGATTGCACAAAATATTACAAACCAATATACAGCCGGCTGGGATTGGATTCAACCGATTCGAGACAGAAATACGGGAATTTGGGATAAAGTTGCGATTGAAAGAACAAATTCAATTCTACTCAAAGATCCCCAAATAATTACAATTGTTCCGGGTAAAAGATTTCCGGTTAATGAGCAGTTACCCGCAATTATTAAGTCAAGTATCGAAGTTGAAAATCCAACCGGATCAAACATAAATGGTAATTTGCATTTGTTTATAAATAATGAAGAAGTAAAAACTAAAATCTCTATCAAACCATTTTCAACTCAAAAAATTCAACTTCCTGAATATGTTTTTCAAAACCCAAAACTTTGGTGGCCCAATGGTTATGGAGAACAAAACCTTTACAATGTTAATTTTAAATTTGATGATAATAATAAAAGTGTTCTGGATGAAAAAATTGTGTCAATTGGAATACGTGAAATAACGACGAAATGGAATTCTAATACTCAAAGCAGAGAAGTACTGGTCAACGGACAAAAAATATTTATTAAAGGAGGGAATTGGATTACATCTGACGCGATGCTAAGATTTACAGATGAAAGATATGATGCGGAAGTCCGTTTTCACAGAGATATGAATCTTAACTTAATTAGAATTTGGGGCGGCAGTTTGACCGAAAGACCAGAATTTTACAACGCTTGTGATAAATATGGAATTCTAGTGTTTCAAGATTTTTGGATGTCGGGTGATTGCAACGGTAAGTGGAATGATCCAATGAAAAAAGAAGATCAATGGACGAGAAGAAATTATCCCGACGATCATCAATTATTTTTAAAATCAATAGATGATCAGGTTAAAATGATTCGTAATCATCCTTCTCTGGCATTTTACTGTGGCGGAAACGAAATTCCTCCGCCCAAAGATATATTATCCGTAATGGTAGATTCTTTACTTCCTCAAATTGACGGCACGCGTTATTTCTTTGAATATTCTAATGCAGACAGCATGTCGCATAATTTTATTGGAGGTAACGGAGATGGCACATATCATCTTCAGCCGTTGAGCTATTTTTGGGAAAAAAGATCTTTCCCGTTTAATTCTGAAGTCGGTTCTGTTGGTGTTGGGGATTTTGAATCACTTGAAAGATTTATTCCTAATAACAATTTAATGTTACAAGATACAAAAAGAAATAATGATGATTCCGTTTGGAATTACCATAAACCAAGCTGGTATGGAAATTTTATTAATAATTATGGCAAACCAAAAAATTTAAAAGATTTTGCCGATAAAGCCCAATTAATCAATTACGATCAGTACCGAGGTTTGATGGAAGGACATTTCTCGCATATGTGGGATTGGTATACGGGAGTAATTATTTGGAAAACACAAAATCCATGGACAGCGCTACGCGGTCAAATGTATGATTATTATCTCGATCCCAATGGCGGTTTGTACGGGCTTAATCACGCAAATAAATATTTACACGTAATGTATAATCCCATAGATGGAATGCTAAATATAGTCAATCATACATTCATTACTCAGCATGATATTATGATTCAGGCAAAAGCTTATGATATTTATGGAAAAGATACTTTGGCTCTGCAATGGATTGTTGAAATTGCGCCGACTACGGTTCAAAAAATAGAATCCGTAAAAAGATTTTTAGACAAATTATTCAGAGTTAATGGAGGATTTTTATCACTTCGTTTATTTAGTTCTTCAAAACAAATATTAGACGAAAACCTTTATTGGCTGCCTGATTCGACCGGAAATTACAGCGGATTGCAGGAAATGAAAAAATCAAAGATAATTGTTTCAGCTAAGCAAGTCGGCAAAAATAAAATTGAATTTAAGATGAGTAATTCTGACAAAAGTCCAATTGCGTTTTTCAATAGAATTTCACTGGTCGATAAAAGAACTAGGAAAAGAATTCTTCCGGTTTTCTACAGTGATAATTATATTTCAGTTTTGCCCGGAGATGAAAAATCGATATTTATCGAAAATAATCATCTAGATGAAATCAACAACTATGAAGTTTCAATTAGCGGATGGAATGTTGAGGAACAATTTGTTAAAATAAAATAA
- a CDS encoding TolC family protein, protein MEKITLHQAIENALVNNPRIKIIDYEIKSLEKKKIQAGLFPNPELDFESEDFIGGKELRGFIGSQFTLLVKQIIELGDKRNSRTGFADNEIIIERENYKIYKLDLITEIKSTFFDLYLKKLQIVQQEKFIGIYDEITKTIADRVKAGKTSNAEESRAKISSINSKLELQKLQREYLSIQTELSSLMGMPEIKVIPLTSYFDSLIIPPSNDEVFIDLDSIPSLKLLYHEANLRKANLRLEESHSTPDLTASFGIRYLNEIKTNSFVAGLSIPLQIFNSNKGSIQSAEIKINQMDEIIKAQKLFVIASLNKSYNNLIGAYNNAEQLKENILPESENAYEITKHGYLQGRFAFIDLLDSHRILFEAQVRYLSEISNYYSSLIEIEKTTGKNFIK, encoded by the coding sequence TTGGAAAAAATAACATTGCATCAAGCTATTGAAAATGCGTTGGTAAACAATCCTAGAATTAAAATTATAGATTATGAGATAAAGTCTCTTGAGAAAAAGAAAATTCAGGCAGGTTTATTCCCAAACCCAGAACTTGATTTTGAGTCCGAAGATTTTATAGGAGGAAAAGAATTGAGAGGATTTATTGGAAGTCAATTTACGCTTTTGGTAAAACAGATAATTGAGTTGGGAGATAAAAGGAACAGCCGCACTGGTTTTGCAGATAATGAAATTATTATTGAAAGGGAAAATTATAAAATTTATAAACTCGATCTGATAACCGAAATTAAAAGTACGTTTTTTGATCTATATTTGAAAAAGCTTCAAATAGTACAGCAGGAAAAATTCATCGGAATATATGATGAAATAACCAAAACTATTGCGGATCGAGTTAAAGCGGGAAAAACCTCTAATGCTGAAGAATCAAGGGCTAAAATTTCTTCAATTAATAGCAAATTAGAATTGCAAAAACTTCAAAGAGAATATTTGTCAATCCAAACTGAACTAAGTTCACTGATGGGAATGCCGGAGATTAAAGTAATCCCTTTGACAAGTTACTTTGATTCTCTAATTATTCCGCCAAGTAATGACGAAGTTTTTATTGATTTGGATAGCATTCCTTCGTTAAAATTGTTATATCATGAAGCCAATTTAAGAAAAGCTAATTTACGTTTGGAAGAATCGCATAGTACGCCCGATTTAACGGCTAGCTTTGGAATAAGATATCTTAATGAAATAAAAACCAATTCCTTTGTCGCCGGTTTATCAATACCGCTGCAAATCTTTAACAGCAACAAAGGCAGCATTCAATCCGCCGAAATAAAGATAAATCAAATGGATGAGATAATAAAAGCACAAAAACTTTTTGTTATCGCTTCACTAAATAAATCATATAACAATTTAATTGGTGCATATAATAACGCGGAGCAGCTTAAAGAAAATATTCTGCCCGAATCGGAAAACGCTTACGAAATTACAAAACACGGATATCTGCAGGGAAGATTTGCGTTTATTGATCTTCTTGATTCACATCGGATTTTGTTCGAAGCGCAAGTCCGTTATCTATCCGAGATATCCAATTATTATAGTTCATTAATCGAAATTGAAAAAACTACGGGTAAAAATTTTATAAAATGA